A window of Hevea brasiliensis isolate MT/VB/25A 57/8 chromosome 14, ASM3005281v1, whole genome shotgun sequence contains these coding sequences:
- the LOC110673494 gene encoding squalene monooxygenase SE2-like has product MASTINTLVSALSKVFSTSTDLARNELRQACFGYLCFGGAFSNGSSLVLHFFVVAVCGVGLLILPFPSPKSIWTGAKLMKAASIFNFPIMKAKGVRRVFFLVTMPSHHRASP; this is encoded by the exons ATGGCATCTACAATAAATACATTGGTTAGTGCCCTTTCCAAG GTTTTCTCTACATCAACTGATCTTGCAAGGAATGAATTGCGGCAAGCATGTTTCGGCTATTTGTGTTTTGGTGGTGCTTTTTCAAACGGATCAAGTTTAGTCCTACATTTCTTTGTTGTGGCTGTCTGTGGTGTTGGTCTCTTAATACTTCCATTTCCTTCACCTAAAAGCATATGGACTGGTGCTAAATTGATGAAG GCTGCATCAATTTTCAACTTTCCCATAATGAAGGCCAAAGGAGTTAGACGGGTATTCTTCCTAGTAACCATGCCATCACATCATAGAGCTTCTCCTTGA
- the LOC110673493 gene encoding F-box protein At2g26160, producing MDLRSKSLTILNNQYEPAIGNRPFYCFYSSLFSTSATMEEHSGTSSKRLRLSFIEDSFAVKPNWSDLQPELLELIISKLSFINIIRLKAVCSSWRSFAESYVSFLPRTPWLLLPGNQEHHARCFFSLEDNKVYQIKNISNLFGDDAWCVGSSHGWLVLLDDEAKPFLLNPFSQVRIQLPTIERFVFLVHKSYFIKVLRKGFITRAILSSDPSHDNNYVVVLILGYVSRLAFYKKGVSGWTISNGASRKYCDIIYCNDLFYALTLDNSIEVWDFHASLPIKNREIHPSVPRKIMEATECLRSPHCCQSHLVESSGDLLLVLRYLGKEGKLWVCPYRTQNFHVYRLDSNDPNWVEVDNLKNEVLFLAGNHSMSLSAQDFSGFEKNSIYFTGDIWNQMNKDYSYAGYDLGKFSLEEKITKPFYAFGLGRTGSPSFWIVPNP from the coding sequence ATGGATTTGAGATCCAAATCCTTAACAATCCTTAACAATCAGTATGAACCAGCCATAGGAAACCGGCCTTTCTACTGCTTCTACAGCAGTCTCTTCTCTACTTCGGCTACCATGGAAGAACACTCGGGTACTAGCTCCAAAAGATTACGGCTTTCTTTTATTGAGGATTCTTTCGCTGTCAAACCAAACTGGTCTGACCTTCAACCTGAACTACTGGAATTGATAATTTCAAAGCTATCTTTCATAAATATCATTCGCTTGAAGGCTGTTTGTTCTTCTTGGCGTTCCTTTGCAGAATCCTATGTCTCTTTTTTGCCTCGAACACCATGGCTCCTGCTCCCCGGCAACCAAGAACATCATGCTCGTTGCTTCTTTAGTCTTGAGGACAATAAGGTATATCAGATCAAGAATATTAGTAATCTCTTCGGTGATGATGCTTGGTGCGTTGGGTCGTCTCATGGTTGGCTAGTGCTTTTGGATGATGAAGCAAAACCCTTCCTCCTCAACCCCTTTTCGCAAGTTCGAATTCAATTGCCTACAATTGAGAGGTTCGTGTTTCTAGTTCATAAATCCTACTTCATCAAGGTGTTGAGAAAGGGTTTTATCACCAGAGCTATCTTGTCGTCAGATCCATCTCATGACAACAACTATGTAGTTGTACTAATTTTAGGTTATGTTTCAAGGCTTGCTTTCTATAAGAAAGGTGTTTCAGGTTGGACTATTTCTAATGGTGCATCTCGGAAATACTGCGATATCATATACTGTAATGATCTTTTTTATGCATTAACTTTGGATAATTCCATTGAAGTCTGGGATTTTCATGCTTCTTTGCCAATAAAGAATAGGGAAATCCACCCTTCAGTCCCAAGAAAAATAATGGAAGCTACAGAGTGTTTGAGAAGTCCACATTGTTGCCAAAGTCACTTGGTGGAATCATCTGGCGATCTTTTGCTGGTGTTAAGGTATTTGGGGAAAGAAGGCAAACTTTGGGTTTGCCCATATCGTACACAGAACTTTCATGTTTACAGGCTGGATTCCAATGATCCGAATTGGGTGGAAGTAGACAATTTGAAGAATGAGGTACTGTTTCTGGCCGGTAACCACTCAATGTCACTCTCAGCTCAGGATTTTTCAGGATTTGAAAAGAATTCTATTTACTTCACAGGCGACATTTGGAACCAGATGAACAAGGATTACTCATATGCAGGGTATGATCTTGGCAAGTTTAGCCTGGAAGAGAAGATTACGAAACCATTTTATGCCTTTGGTTTAGGGAGGACTGGTTCTCCATCTTTTTGGATAGTTCCAAATCCATAG
- the LOC131172889 gene encoding receptor-like protein EIX1, which translates to MRVVILSRNSFSGPLSNLCEMISVNNFLGYLDLSDNLLSGPIPDCWNYGKDLEVLNLARNNLSVKIPDSIGYLVQLKMLIFENNGLYGEIPPSLKSCTSLLVIDLGLNKLSGAIPEWIGENLLDLRILVLNSNALEGLIPLQLCQLKALKLLNLASNRLSGRIPSCVGTLQALTEPGSSCYYNYDLKTLSMMHLERNITGAQRLFPQAVPVVKSMDLSSNNLSGEIPSQFTSLGGLLALNLSRNSLTGTIPPNIGAMEAMESLDLSWNELSCAIPDSILSLSNLSHLNLSHNKLSGPIPHGKNLLSKFGATSYLENQNLCGPPLSKNCLERESYGAPDCPKMELQERSRSSEEETGNGMGIPPFYISMALGFIIGFWGFWTPLLLNTSWRHAYFKFLGSMIDEIYVRVVVGVAKLQRKLQSQRQGE; encoded by the coding sequence ATGAGGGTTGTAATCCTGTCAAGAAATTCATTTTCTGGGCCACTATCCAACTTGTGTGAGATGATAAGCGTAAACAATTTTCTTGGTTATCTAGATTTATCAGATAATCTTCTGTCAGGACCAATTCCAGACTGCTGGAATTATGGGAAAGATTTGGAGGTTTTAAATTTAGCAAGAAATAATCTTTCTGTCAAAATCCCTGATTCAATTGGCTATCTAGTACAACTTAAAATGCTGATATTTGAGAATAATGGTCTTTATGGAGAAATTCCACCATCGTTGAAGAGTTGCACAAGCTTGTTAGTTATTGATCTGGGGCTAAACAAGTTATCAGGAGCTATACCAGAATGGATTGGAGAAAATTTGTTGGACCTCAGGATTCTTGTCTTAAATTCAAATGCATTAGAAGGGCTTATTCCCTTGCAGCTATGCCAGCTAAAAGCTCTGAAATTGTTGAACCTTGCATCGAATCGCTTGTCAGGACGGATTCCAAGTTGTGTTGGCACTTTACAGGCCCTGACTGAGCCAGGCAGCAGCTGTTATTACAATTATGATTTGAAAACTCTCTCCATGATGCATCTCGAAAGGAATATCACAGGGGCACAACGTCTCTTTCCTCAAGCTGTTCCTGTAGTGAAGTCCATGGATCTTTCATCAAATAATCTTTCTGGAGAAATTCCTTCGCAATTTACGAGCCTAGGTGGATTACTTGCCTTGAACTTGTCTAGAAACAGTTTAACAGGAACTATCCCGCCAAACATAGGTGCAATGGAAGCCATGGAATCCCTTGATTTATCATGGAATGAACTTTCATGCGCCATTCCTGACAGCATACTGAGTTTGTCCAACCTTTCTCACCTAAATTTGTCTCATAACAAGTTGTCAGGACCAATTCCTCATGGAAAGAACCTGCTCTCCAAGTTTGGCGCAACATCATATCTAGAGAATCAAAATCTCTGTGGTCCTCCCCTTTCAAAGAATTGCTTAGAACGTGAATCATATGGAGCTCCAGATTGTCCCAAAATGGAGCTACAAGAAAGAAGCAGAAGCAGTGAAGAAGAAACTGGAAATGGAATGGGAATACCTCCATTTTATATCAGTATGGCACTTGGCTTCATTATAGGGTTTTGGGGATTTTGGACCCCTTTGCTGCTTAATACCTCATGGAGGCATGCCTATTTTAAATTCCTGGGCAGCATGATTGATGAAATTTATGTTAGAGTAGTAGTTGGTGTAGCTAAATTGCAAAGAAAGCTACAGAGCCAACGGCAAGGAGAATAA
- the LOC110673498 gene encoding receptor-like protein EIX2 produces the protein MGIIIFLQILSIFIGFLCMETNGSTLVHQALEVQCKESEREALLKFKEGFKNHFGYFSSWKAEEDCCQWERVGCNNETGHVIALDLQGDKGAVTLQLQGEISRSLLNLTHLSFLDLSQNDFNKIQIPEFFGSLSSLNYLNLSNAKFKGTIPNQIGNLSTLQVLDLSGNGFSLTANNLDWLRGLSSLKFLDLGGVDLSKDSHWLEAINMLPSLKELGLFACKLQNLPDSLSYVNFTSLEVLDLSLNSFNSSIPNWLFKIGSGLVEIHLRRNQFHGLIPDAFGNMTSLVELDLSENNLQGHVPKSLATLSRLTVLNVAWNSLEGIVTDVQLLNLSNLRVLELSSNQLAFDVSSSWIPPLAGDCRSKLLQSRATISKLAPNSEKPFFHRYLKIRNFRHCAKLVLESLSGSSVHESFFQWPKRECA, from the coding sequence ATGGGAATTATTATATTTCTTCAGATTCTGAGCATCTTCATTGGTTTTCTATGTATGGAAACCAATGGATCCACTTTGGTCCATCAAGCATTGGAAGTCCAATGCAAAGAGAGTGAGAGAGAAGCTCTTCTTAAGTTTAAAGAAGGATTCAAGAATCATTTCGGCTACTTCTCATCTTGGAAGGCTGAAGAAGATTGCTGTCAATGGGAAAGAGTCGGCTGCAACAACGAAACAGGCCATGTTATTGCACTTGATCTCCAAGGAGACAAAGGTGCAGTAACTTTGCAGTTGCAAGGTGAGATAAGTAGATCATTGCTTAACTTGACTCATCTAAGTTTTCTAGACCTAAGCCAGAATGATTTTAACAAAATTCAAATCCCTGAGTTCTTTGGTTCTCTTTCTAGTTTGAATTATCTGAATTTATCCAATGCCAAATTTAAGGGAACTATTCCTAACCAAATAGGAAATCTTTCTACCTTACAGGTTCTTGACTTAAGTGGTAATGGCTTTTCTCTTACAGCTAATAATCTTGATTGGCTCAGAGGTCTTTCTTCCTTGAAATTCCTTGATCTGGGTGGGGTAGATCTTAGCAAGGATAGTCACTGGCTAGAGGCAATCAATATGCTGCCTTCTCTtaaggagttgggattgtttgctTGCAAACTTCAAAATCTTCCTGACTCTCTGTCTTATGTAAATTTCACTTCTCTAGAGGTCCTTGATCTCTCTCTTAACAGTTTCAATTCTTCCATACCAAATTGGTTATTTAAAATTGGCTCTGGTCTTGTTGAGATACATCTGAGAAGAAACCAATTTCATGGTCTAATTCCTGATGCTTTTGGGAACATGACTTCTCTGGTTGAATTAGACCTCTCAGAGAATAATCTCCAAGGTCATGTTCCAAAAAGTCTGGCAACACTTTCAAGATTAACAGTCTTGAATGTTGCTTGGAATTCCTTGGAAGGTATTGTCACTGATGTTCAGCTACTAAACCTCAGCAACTTGCGAGTGTTAGAGCTTTCCTCAAACCAGTTGGCCTTTGATGTGAGCTCAAGCTGGATTCCCCCCTTAGCTGGAGATTGCAGGTCTAAGTTGTTGCAATCTCGGGCAACAATTTCCAAATTGGCTCCAAACTCAGAAAAGCCTTTCTTTCATCGATATCTCAAAATCAGGAATTTCAGACATTGTGCCAAACTGGTTTTGGAATCTCTCTCCGGAAGTTCAGTACATGAATCTTTCTTTCAATGGCCTAAGAGGGAATGTGCCTGA